A portion of the Streptomyces erythrochromogenes genome contains these proteins:
- the speB gene encoding agmatinase: MSTQPRGPVDSSRIPRYAGPATFARLPRLDEVGSADVAVVGVPFDSGVSYRPGARFGGNAIREASRLLRPYNPAQDASPFALAQVADAGDIAVNPFNINEAVETVEAAADELLAGGSRLMTLGGDHTIALPLLRSVAKKHGPVALLHFDAHLDTWDTYFGAEYTHGTPFRRAVEEGILDTEALSHVGTRGPLYGKQDLDDDAKMGFGIVTSADVYRRGADEVADQLRQRIGDRPLYISIDIDVLDPAHAPGTGTPEAGGMTSRELLEIIRGLSSCNLVSADVVEVAPAYDHAEITSVAASHTAYELTTIMSRQIAAAKAK, from the coding sequence ATGAGCACGCAGCCGCGCGGACCCGTCGACTCCTCCCGCATCCCGCGCTACGCGGGCCCGGCGACCTTCGCCCGGCTGCCCCGCCTCGACGAGGTCGGCTCCGCCGACGTCGCCGTCGTCGGCGTGCCCTTCGACTCGGGCGTCTCCTACCGCCCCGGCGCCCGCTTCGGCGGCAACGCCATCCGCGAGGCCTCCCGCCTCCTGCGCCCCTACAACCCGGCGCAGGACGCGTCCCCCTTCGCCCTCGCGCAGGTCGCGGACGCCGGCGACATCGCGGTGAACCCCTTCAACATCAACGAGGCCGTCGAGACGGTCGAGGCCGCCGCCGACGAGCTCCTCGCGGGCGGCTCCCGCCTGATGACCCTCGGCGGCGACCACACCATCGCCCTCCCGCTGCTCCGCTCCGTCGCCAAGAAGCACGGCCCGGTCGCCCTGCTGCACTTCGACGCGCACCTGGACACCTGGGACACCTACTTCGGCGCCGAGTACACCCACGGCACCCCGTTCCGCCGCGCCGTCGAGGAGGGCATCCTCGACACCGAGGCCCTCTCCCACGTCGGCACCCGCGGCCCGCTGTACGGCAAGCAGGACCTCGATGACGACGCGAAGATGGGCTTCGGCATCGTCACCTCGGCGGACGTCTACCGCCGCGGCGCCGACGAGGTCGCCGACCAGCTGCGCCAGCGCATCGGCGACCGCCCGCTCTACATCTCCATCGACATCGACGTCCTGGACCCGGCGCACGCCCCCGGCACCGGCACCCCGGAGGCGGGCGGCATGACCTCCCGCGAGCTCCTGGAGATCATCCGCGGGCTGTCCTCCTGCAACCTCGTTTCCGCCGACGTGGTCGAGGTCGCCCCGGCGTACGATCACGCCGAGATCACCTCGGTCGCGGCCTCGCACACCGCGTACGAGCTCACCACGATCATGAGCCGCCAGATCGCGGCGGCGAAGGCGAAGTAA
- a CDS encoding thiamine pyrophosphate-binding protein, whose product MTHDHDLVLRPTEAQTAAALAAPPGRTGGDLVVETLRSLGATTVFGLPGQHALGLFDAVGRSDLRLVTLRVENNAGFAADAYGRITGEAAPLLLSTGPGALTALPALAEAAAASAPVLAISSQVPVAGLGGGRRGHLHELRDQAASFRDVVKSVHEARTASQIPSVVAEAWESALMAPHGPVWVEIPEDVLRSETIIPPVTGMDATPHELAPRPELTAVAAHWLSRASRPVIIAGGGVVRSDASGKLRQLAERLGAPVVTTFGGKGAFPWTHPLSLQSWLEDRHMTDFLEDADVLLVVGSGLGELSSNYHTFFPTGRVVQIDADLGKLESNHPALGIHADARLALQALLETVDERQDDHAPERVRMVLEDIAARLADQGLALEQSLLSSIRSALPARSPSFWDMTILSYWAWSAFDAKHPNTMHSAQGAGGLGYAFPAALGACVAEPDTPVLAVSGDGGAMYSLAELATARQHDLDVTWLIVDDGGYGILREYMTDAFGGRTTGTELTRPDFVALAESFGVPAATTTPESLTADLRKALAAPGPSVLVLPATLRMFAPTHM is encoded by the coding sequence GTGACGCACGACCACGACCTGGTACTCCGTCCCACCGAGGCCCAGACGGCCGCCGCCCTGGCCGCGCCGCCGGGCCGGACGGGCGGGGACCTGGTCGTGGAGACGCTGCGTTCGCTGGGCGCCACCACCGTGTTCGGACTGCCGGGGCAGCACGCCCTCGGCCTCTTCGACGCGGTGGGGCGCTCCGACCTGCGGCTGGTCACCCTCCGGGTGGAGAACAACGCCGGCTTCGCGGCCGACGCGTACGGCCGGATCACCGGCGAGGCGGCGCCCCTGCTGCTGTCCACCGGCCCCGGCGCCCTCACCGCCCTGCCGGCCCTCGCGGAGGCCGCGGCGGCCTCGGCCCCCGTCCTCGCCATCTCCTCCCAGGTGCCGGTCGCGGGCCTCGGCGGCGGGCGGCGCGGCCACCTGCACGAGCTGCGCGACCAGGCCGCGTCCTTCCGGGACGTGGTCAAGTCGGTCCACGAGGCGCGCACCGCCTCGCAGATCCCCTCGGTCGTCGCCGAGGCCTGGGAGTCCGCGCTCATGGCCCCCCACGGCCCGGTCTGGGTGGAGATCCCGGAGGACGTCCTGCGGTCGGAGACGATCATCCCGCCGGTCACGGGCATGGACGCGACCCCGCACGAGCTCGCTCCCCGTCCCGAGCTGACCGCGGTGGCGGCCCACTGGCTGTCGCGGGCCTCCCGCCCCGTGATCATCGCGGGCGGCGGGGTCGTCCGCTCGGACGCCTCCGGCAAGCTCAGGCAGCTCGCGGAGCGGCTGGGCGCGCCCGTGGTCACCACCTTCGGCGGCAAGGGCGCCTTCCCCTGGACGCACCCGCTGTCCCTCCAGTCCTGGCTGGAGGACCGCCACATGACGGACTTCCTGGAGGACGCCGACGTGCTCCTCGTCGTCGGCTCGGGCCTCGGCGAACTGTCGTCGAACTACCACACCTTCTTCCCCACGGGCCGGGTCGTCCAGATCGACGCGGACCTCGGCAAGCTGGAGTCCAACCACCCGGCCCTGGGCATCCACGCCGATGCCCGCCTCGCCCTCCAGGCCCTGCTGGAAACGGTGGACGAACGTCAGGACGACCACGCCCCCGAGCGCGTCCGCATGGTCCTGGAGGACATCGCGGCCCGCCTCGCGGACCAGGGCCTGGCCCTGGAGCAGTCCCTCCTGAGCTCGATCCGGTCCGCGCTGCCGGCCCGTTCCCCGTCCTTCTGGGACATGACGATCCTGTCCTACTGGGCGTGGTCTGCCTTCGACGCCAAGCACCCCAACACCATGCACTCGGCCCAGGGTGCCGGCGGCCTCGGCTACGCCTTCCCGGCGGCCCTCGGCGCCTGCGTCGCGGAGCCGGACACCCCGGTGCTCGCCGTCTCCGGGGACGGCGGCGCGATGTACTCGCTCGCGGAACTGGCCACGGCCCGCCAGCACGACCTGGACGTCACCTGGCTGATCGTGGACGACGGCGGATACGGCATCCTGCGCGAGTACATGACCGACGCCTTCGGGGGCCGCACCACGGGCACCGAGCTCACCCGCCCCGACTTCGTCGCCCTGGCGGAGTCCTTCGGCGTCCCGGCCGCCACGACCACCCCGGAATCCCTGACGGCCGACCTCAGGAAGGCCCTCGCCGCCCCCGGCCCCTCGGTCCTGGTCCTCCCGGCCACCCTCAGGATGTTCGCCCCGACCCACATGTGA
- a CDS encoding ABC transporter ATP-binding protein → MAAAETAAGGKQGWVKRLAAYTWRYKANVLLALGSSLAGMAVMALVPLVTKVIIDDVIGDHTKPMGPWAGMLIAAALLVYVLTYIRRYYGGRLALDVQHDLRTDMYQTISRLDGRRQDELSTGQVVGRATTDLQLIQGLLFMLPMTIGNFLLFGISLGIMLWLSPLLTVVALLMAPALWFIAKRSRKKLFPATWYAQSQAAAVASVVDGAVTGVRVVKGFGQEEQETGKLRDAGRRLFAGRMRAIRLNSRYTPALQAVPALAQVAMLALGGWMATEGQVTLGTFVAFSTYLAQLVGPVRMLAMVLTVAQQARAGADRVFELIDTEPAIREGGHELPADAPATVEFEDVHFGYDPERPVLDGFSLSVAEGETVAVVGASGSGKSTVSLLMPRFYDADRGTVRIGGHDVRELTYTSLRGAIGLVPEDSFLFSDTIRANIAYGHPGATDEQIEAAARAAQADGFVRALPAGYDTKVGEQGLTLSGGQRQRIALARAILTDPRLLLLDDATSAVDARVEHEIHEALRAVMAGRTTLLIAHRRSTLALADRIAVLDRGRLAEIGTHEELQQRSPLYRRLLTDPDALGAGSPRTPDALALAEFESELDRDLERDIELEAEIDSEPVNAKRRVPAGITPELWRRREEAAADAVGGPGTATAPGTATAPAAGRAPGAGHSMAGAVAGTPATPELLAQVAALPPADDRPDVDETRAAAAEESYGLRRLLGGFWAPLAISLALVAVDAGSGLLLPILIRHGIDQGVEQAVLGAVWAAAGLALAVVVAQWAAQFAETRMTGRTGERVLYSLRVKIFAQLQRLGLDFYERELTGKIMTRMTTDVDSLSTFLQTGLVTAVVSVFTFFGILVALLVLDVELALIVFATLPVLVIGTIVFRRKSVAAYELARDRVSLVNADLQESVSGLRIVQAFRREGSGATRFAERSDSYREARVRGQWLISVYFPFVQLLSSAAAAAVLIVGAGRVEAGTLTTGALVAYLLYIDLFFAPVQQLSQVFDGYQQATVSLGRIQALLREPTTTPRPQDPRELPGLRGEIAFEDVRFQYGTAAERGEKGDALAGISLRIPAGQTVAFVGETGAGKSTLVKMVARFYDPTSGRITADGADLRELDLTAYRHRLGVVPQESYLFPGTVRDAIAYGRPAASDAEVEAAARAVGAHAMIATLDGGYLHTVAERGRNLSAGQRQLIALARAELVDPDVLLLDEATAALDLATEAQVNQATDRLAGKRTTLVVAHRLTTAARADRVVVMDRGRVVEDGSHAELLARGGRYADLWRTFVGEDERAAA, encoded by the coding sequence GTGGCGGCGGCAGAGACAGCAGCGGGCGGGAAACAGGGCTGGGTCAAGCGGCTGGCCGCCTACACCTGGCGGTACAAGGCCAACGTGCTGCTCGCGCTCGGATCCTCGCTGGCGGGCATGGCCGTCATGGCGCTCGTACCGCTGGTCACCAAGGTGATCATCGACGACGTCATCGGGGACCACACCAAGCCCATGGGCCCCTGGGCCGGGATGCTCATAGCCGCCGCCCTGCTCGTGTACGTCCTCACCTACATACGCCGGTACTACGGCGGACGCCTCGCCCTCGACGTGCAGCACGACCTGCGCACCGACATGTACCAAACCATCTCCCGCCTCGACGGGCGGCGGCAGGACGAGCTGTCCACCGGGCAGGTCGTCGGACGCGCCACCACCGACCTCCAGCTCATCCAGGGCCTGCTCTTCATGCTCCCGATGACGATCGGGAACTTCCTGCTCTTCGGGATATCCCTCGGGATCATGCTGTGGCTGTCGCCGCTGCTGACCGTCGTCGCACTGCTGATGGCACCCGCCCTCTGGTTCATCGCCAAGCGCAGCCGCAAGAAGCTCTTCCCCGCCACCTGGTACGCGCAGAGCCAGGCCGCAGCCGTCGCGAGCGTCGTCGACGGAGCCGTGACCGGCGTGCGCGTCGTCAAGGGCTTCGGCCAGGAGGAGCAGGAGACCGGCAAGCTCCGCGACGCCGGGCGCCGGCTCTTCGCCGGGCGGATGCGCGCCATCCGGCTCAACTCCCGCTACACCCCCGCCCTCCAGGCAGTGCCCGCGCTCGCCCAGGTCGCCATGCTGGCGCTCGGCGGCTGGATGGCCACCGAGGGGCAGGTCACCCTCGGTACCTTCGTCGCCTTCTCCACCTACCTCGCGCAGCTCGTCGGCCCCGTCCGCATGCTCGCCATGGTCCTCACCGTCGCCCAGCAGGCCCGGGCCGGCGCCGACCGGGTCTTCGAGCTCATCGACACGGAGCCCGCGATCCGGGAGGGCGGGCACGAACTGCCCGCCGACGCGCCCGCCACCGTCGAGTTCGAGGACGTCCACTTCGGCTACGACCCCGAGCGGCCCGTCCTCGACGGGTTCTCGCTGTCCGTGGCGGAGGGCGAGACCGTCGCCGTCGTCGGCGCCTCGGGCAGCGGGAAGTCCACCGTCTCGCTCCTCATGCCGCGCTTCTACGACGCCGACCGCGGCACCGTCCGCATCGGCGGCCACGACGTCCGCGAGCTGACCTACACCTCCCTGCGCGGCGCGATCGGCCTCGTTCCCGAGGACTCCTTCCTCTTCTCCGACACCATCCGCGCCAACATCGCCTACGGGCACCCCGGCGCCACCGACGAGCAGATCGAGGCCGCCGCCCGCGCCGCCCAGGCGGACGGCTTCGTCCGGGCCCTGCCCGCCGGGTACGACACCAAGGTCGGCGAGCAGGGCCTGACCCTCTCCGGCGGCCAGCGCCAGCGCATCGCCCTGGCCCGCGCCATCCTCACCGACCCCCGGCTGCTGCTCCTCGACGACGCCACCTCCGCCGTGGACGCCCGCGTCGAGCACGAGATCCACGAGGCCCTGCGCGCCGTCATGGCCGGCCGGACCACCCTGCTGATCGCCCACCGCCGCTCCACGCTCGCGCTGGCCGACCGGATCGCCGTACTGGACCGCGGGCGGCTCGCCGAGATCGGTACGCACGAGGAGCTGCAGCAGCGCTCTCCGCTCTACCGCAGGCTGCTCACCGACCCCGACGCGCTCGGCGCCGGCTCGCCGCGGACTCCGGACGCCCTCGCGCTCGCCGAGTTCGAGAGCGAGCTCGACCGCGACCTCGAACGGGACATCGAGCTCGAGGCCGAGATCGACTCCGAGCCCGTCAACGCCAAGCGCAGGGTCCCCGCCGGAATCACCCCGGAGCTCTGGCGCCGCCGCGAGGAGGCCGCCGCCGACGCCGTCGGCGGCCCCGGCACCGCCACCGCTCCCGGCACCGCCACCGCTCCCGCCGCCGGCAGGGCGCCCGGCGCCGGCCACTCCATGGCCGGCGCGGTGGCCGGGACGCCCGCCACCCCCGAACTGCTCGCGCAGGTCGCCGCGCTGCCGCCCGCCGACGACCGGCCCGACGTGGACGAGACCCGCGCCGCGGCCGCCGAGGAGAGCTACGGCCTGCGCCGCCTGCTGGGGGGATTCTGGGCGCCGCTCGCCATCAGCCTCGCCCTCGTCGCCGTGGACGCGGGATCCGGACTGCTCCTGCCGATCCTGATCCGCCACGGCATCGACCAGGGCGTGGAACAGGCCGTGCTCGGCGCCGTCTGGGCGGCCGCCGGGCTCGCCCTCGCGGTCGTCGTCGCCCAGTGGGCCGCGCAGTTCGCCGAGACCCGGATGACCGGGCGCACCGGCGAGCGCGTCCTGTACTCCCTTCGCGTCAAGATCTTCGCGCAGCTCCAGCGGCTCGGCCTCGACTTCTACGAGCGCGAGCTGACCGGCAAGATCATGACCCGGATGACCACGGACGTGGACTCGCTGTCCACGTTCCTCCAGACCGGGCTGGTCACGGCCGTCGTCTCCGTCTTCACCTTCTTCGGGATCCTGGTCGCCCTGCTCGTCCTCGACGTCGAGCTCGCGCTGATCGTCTTCGCGACCCTGCCCGTCCTGGTCATCGGGACGATCGTGTTCCGCCGCAAGTCCGTCGCCGCCTACGAGCTCGCCCGCGACCGGGTCAGCCTGGTCAACGCCGACCTCCAGGAGTCCGTCTCCGGTCTGCGCATCGTCCAGGCCTTCCGCCGCGAGGGCTCCGGCGCCACCCGCTTCGCCGAGCGCAGCGACTCCTACCGCGAGGCCCGGGTCCGCGGCCAGTGGCTGATATCGGTCTACTTCCCGTTCGTCCAGCTGCTGTCCTCGGCCGCCGCGGCCGCCGTGCTGATCGTCGGCGCGGGCCGGGTGGAGGCGGGGACGCTCACCACCGGCGCGCTGGTCGCGTACCTGCTCTACATCGACCTGTTCTTCGCCCCGGTCCAGCAGCTCTCCCAGGTCTTCGACGGCTACCAGCAGGCCACCGTCTCCCTCGGCCGCATCCAGGCGCTGCTGCGCGAGCCCACCACCACCCCGCGCCCGCAGGACCCGCGCGAGCTGCCCGGGCTGCGCGGCGAGATCGCCTTCGAGGACGTCCGCTTCCAGTACGGGACGGCCGCCGAACGCGGCGAGAAGGGCGACGCCCTGGCCGGGATCAGCCTGCGCATACCCGCCGGACAGACCGTCGCCTTCGTCGGCGAGACCGGCGCCGGGAAGTCCACGCTGGTCAAGATGGTGGCCCGGTTCTACGACCCGACCTCCGGCCGGATCACCGCCGACGGCGCCGACCTGCGGGAGCTCGACCTGACGGCGTACCGCCACCGGCTGGGCGTCGTCCCCCAGGAGTCGTACCTCTTCCCGGGGACCGTCCGCGACGCCATCGCCTACGGCCGGCCGGCCGCGAGCGACGCCGAGGTGGAGGCCGCCGCCCGCGCGGTCGGCGCCCACGCCATGATCGCCACCCTCGACGGCGGCTACCTGCACACCGTCGCCGAGCGCGGCCGCAACCTCTCCGCGGGCCAGCGCCAGCTGATCGCGCTGGCCCGCGCCGAGCTCGTCGACCCGGACGTGCTGCTGCTCGACGAGGCCACCGCCGCCCTCGACCTGGCCACCGAGGCCCAGGTCAACCAGGCCACGGACCGCCTCGCGGGCAAGCGCACCACGCTGGTGGTGGCGCACCGGCTGACCACCGCCGCGCGCGCCGACCGGGTCGTCGTCATGGACCGCGGCCGCGTCGTCGAGGACGGCTCGCACGCCGAACTCCTGGCGCGCGGCGGCCGGTACGCCGACCTGTGGCGCACCTTCGTCGGGGAGGACGAGCGCGCCGCGGCCTGA
- a CDS encoding EF-hand domain-containing protein gives MTNDLLDRKLERAFTHLDADRSGVIDADDIIALGSRLLTALAEPADSPKAALVMGGLADFWQDLFTELDLDRDGKVTPEEYKLGMTRLYAQGGPAYDRSFRPMMRAILTIVDTDGDGVISPEEFHRAQEAFDTDLGPAHTEALFRRIDADGDGTLTVDELLGAVREYYTGTDEDAPGNLLFGEF, from the coding sequence ATGACGAACGACCTGCTCGACCGCAAGCTGGAGCGCGCCTTCACGCACCTGGACGCCGACCGGAGCGGGGTGATCGACGCCGACGACATCATCGCGCTCGGCTCCCGGCTGCTGACCGCCCTCGCGGAGCCGGCCGACTCCCCCAAGGCCGCCCTGGTGATGGGCGGGCTGGCCGACTTCTGGCAGGACCTCTTCACCGAGCTGGACCTGGACCGCGACGGCAAGGTCACGCCCGAGGAGTACAAGCTGGGCATGACCCGGCTGTACGCACAGGGCGGGCCGGCCTACGACCGTTCGTTCCGCCCGATGATGCGGGCGATCCTCACGATCGTGGACACCGACGGCGACGGGGTCATCAGCCCGGAGGAGTTCCACCGGGCGCAGGAGGCCTTCGACACGGACCTGGGCCCCGCCCACACCGAGGCGCTGTTCCGGCGGATCGACGCGGACGGGGACGGCACCCTGACGGTGGACGAACTCCTCGGCGCGGTACGCGAGTACTACACCGGCACCGACGAGGACGCCCCGGGGAACCTGCTGTTCGGCGAGTTCTGA
- a CDS encoding alpha/beta hydrolase family protein, with amino-acid sequence MRKTLGWLLSLVVLIGTMGAAGSTAQAATAAEPAAAADIKDQILGIPGMSLIEEKPYPGYRFFVLNYEQPVDHRQPWKGTFKQRLTLLHKDVSRPSVFFTSGYNVNTSPRRSEPTTIIDGNQVSMEYRFFTPSRPDAANWANLDIWQAASDQHRIFTALKKIYKKNWLATGGSKGGMTATYYERFYPRDMDGVVAYVAPNDVVNKEDSAYDRFFAKVGTKECRDKLNAVQREALVRREPLEAKYAVAAAENGWTFTTVGNLDKAFEAVVLDYVWAFWQYSLLADCASIPAAATASDQEIWDSIDAISGFSAYSDQGLETYTPYYYQAGTQLGSPDIKQPHLGNLSRYGYQPPRNFVPRDIPMTFQPGAMADIDKWVRDNANQMLFVYGQNDPWGAEPFRIGYTARDSHVMIAPGANHGANVAKLLDGEKALATAKILQWAGVAPAAALADAGRAAPLAAPDAELDRRDLEREPQLRP; translated from the coding sequence ATGCGCAAGACGCTCGGATGGCTGCTGTCGCTCGTGGTGCTCATCGGCACCATGGGTGCGGCCGGCTCCACGGCACAAGCGGCCACCGCCGCGGAGCCGGCGGCCGCCGCGGACATCAAGGACCAGATCCTGGGCATTCCCGGGATGAGCCTGATCGAGGAGAAGCCGTACCCCGGCTACCGATTCTTCGTGCTGAACTACGAGCAGCCGGTCGACCACCGGCAGCCGTGGAAGGGCACCTTCAAGCAGCGCCTGACCCTGTTGCACAAGGACGTCTCGCGACCGTCGGTGTTCTTCACCTCCGGCTACAACGTCAACACCAGCCCGCGCCGCAGTGAGCCGACGACCATCATCGACGGCAACCAGGTGTCCATGGAGTATCGATTCTTCACGCCCTCCCGGCCCGACGCGGCCAACTGGGCCAACCTGGACATCTGGCAGGCCGCCAGTGACCAGCACCGCATCTTCACCGCCCTGAAGAAGATCTACAAGAAGAACTGGCTGGCCACGGGCGGCAGCAAGGGCGGCATGACGGCGACGTACTACGAGCGCTTCTACCCGCGCGACATGGACGGCGTCGTCGCGTACGTCGCGCCCAACGACGTCGTCAACAAGGAGGACTCGGCCTACGACCGGTTCTTCGCCAAGGTCGGCACCAAGGAGTGCCGCGACAAGCTGAACGCGGTGCAGCGCGAGGCGCTGGTGCGCCGCGAGCCGCTGGAGGCCAAGTACGCGGTGGCCGCCGCCGAGAACGGCTGGACCTTCACCACCGTCGGCAACCTCGACAAGGCGTTCGAGGCCGTCGTCCTCGACTACGTGTGGGCCTTCTGGCAGTACAGCCTGCTGGCCGACTGCGCCTCCATCCCGGCCGCCGCCACCGCCAGCGACCAGGAGATCTGGGACTCGATCGACGCGATCTCCGGCTTCTCCGCCTACTCCGACCAGGGCCTGGAGACGTACACGCCGTACTACTACCAGGCGGGCACCCAGCTCGGCTCCCCGGACATCAAGCAGCCGCACCTGGGCAACCTGAGCCGCTACGGCTACCAGCCGCCGCGCAACTTCGTGCCCCGCGACATCCCCATGACCTTCCAGCCGGGAGCCATGGCGGACATCGACAAGTGGGTGCGCGACAACGCCAACCAGATGCTGTTCGTGTACGGCCAGAACGACCCGTGGGGCGCCGAGCCGTTCCGCATCGGGTACACGGCGCGCGACAGCCACGTGATGATCGCGCCGGGTGCCAACCACGGGGCGAACGTCGCCAAGCTCCTGGACGGCGAGAAGGCCCTCGCCACCGCCAAGATCCTCCAGTGGGCCGGGGTGGCTCCGGCCGCCGCGCTCGCCGACGCGGGCCGGGCGGCGCCGCTGGCGGCCCCGGACGCCGAGCTCGACCGGCGCGACCTGGAGCGCGAGCCGCAGCTGCGCCCGTGA
- a CDS encoding glycoside hydrolase family 3 protein — MPNHASRRTLLAAAAAVAATAAGAAASASGPARTPTADDALNPDGPAGRRPDRARLRRAVDRMSLAEKVGQLFVSRAYGHSATGPDPADAEQNRAAFGVRTAAELVSRYHLGGIVYFAWAHNTRTPHQIAALSAGLQQTALTTGARIPLLLSTDQEHGAVARIGRPATLFPGAMALGASGSAADARRAARIAGAELAAMGIRQDYAPVADVNVNPANPVIGVRSFGSDPHAVAELVAAQVRGYQGAGVAATAKHFPGHGDTETDSHVGLPVMRHTRAAWEELDEPPFRAAVEAGVDAIMTAHIVFPALDPSGDPATLSRPIVTGILRERLGFQGVVVTDALDMAGVRQKYGDDRVPVLALLAGCDQLLNPPDLPLAHRSVLEAVASGELTEARVEESVLRILELKSRRGLFDEAYPSAATVDAVVGVREHLDAADRIATATTTLLANPGKLVPVDAKAVPRLLVTGTDPASPSAGTGPPTVVLARELTALGCRATAVAPARAVAAAPGHAAVLVCTYNVPEGDGPQRTLVTELLATGVPVVLVALRNPYDPARLPACAAELATYSWGDAEMRAAARVLTGAARPAGRLPVPVPGRYPLGHGLSLDA, encoded by the coding sequence GTGCCGAACCACGCCTCCCGCCGGACCCTGCTGGCCGCGGCCGCCGCGGTCGCCGCCACGGCCGCGGGGGCGGCCGCCTCCGCCTCGGGCCCCGCTCGCACCCCCACCGCCGACGACGCCCTCAACCCGGACGGGCCCGCGGGCCGCCGGCCCGACCGGGCCCGGCTGCGGCGCGCCGTCGACCGGATGAGCCTCGCCGAGAAGGTCGGGCAGCTCTTCGTCTCCCGGGCGTACGGGCATTCCGCGACCGGTCCCGACCCGGCGGACGCCGAGCAGAACCGGGCGGCGTTCGGCGTGCGCACCGCCGCCGAGCTGGTCTCCCGCTACCACCTCGGCGGGATCGTCTACTTCGCCTGGGCCCACAACACCCGCACCCCGCACCAGATCGCGGCGCTCTCGGCCGGCCTCCAGCAGACCGCCCTCACCACCGGCGCCCGGATCCCGCTCCTGCTCTCCACCGACCAGGAGCACGGCGCCGTCGCCCGGATCGGCAGGCCCGCGACGCTGTTCCCGGGGGCGATGGCGCTCGGCGCCTCCGGTTCCGCCGCCGACGCCCGGCGCGCCGCCCGCATCGCGGGCGCCGAGCTCGCCGCCATGGGCATCCGGCAGGACTACGCGCCCGTGGCCGACGTCAACGTCAACCCGGCCAATCCGGTCATCGGCGTACGCTCCTTCGGCTCCGACCCGCACGCCGTCGCCGAACTGGTCGCCGCCCAGGTGCGCGGCTACCAGGGCGCCGGGGTGGCCGCCACCGCCAAGCACTTCCCCGGACACGGGGACACCGAGACCGACAGCCACGTCGGCCTGCCGGTCATGCGGCACACCCGCGCCGCCTGGGAAGAGCTCGACGAGCCGCCCTTCCGGGCCGCGGTGGAAGCCGGCGTGGACGCCATCATGACGGCGCACATCGTCTTCCCCGCCCTGGACCCCTCCGGCGACCCGGCGACCCTCTCCCGGCCGATCGTGACCGGCATCCTGCGCGAACGCCTCGGCTTCCAGGGCGTGGTGGTCACCGACGCCCTGGACATGGCCGGGGTCCGCCAGAAGTACGGCGACGACCGCGTGCCCGTACTGGCCCTCCTGGCGGGCTGCGACCAGCTGCTGAACCCGCCGGACCTGCCGCTGGCCCACCGCAGCGTGCTGGAGGCCGTCGCGTCGGGCGAGCTGACCGAGGCCCGCGTCGAGGAGTCGGTGCTGCGCATCCTGGAACTGAAGTCCCGCCGCGGGCTGTTCGACGAGGCCTACCCCTCGGCGGCGACGGTGGACGCGGTGGTCGGCGTACGCGAGCACCTCGACGCCGCCGACCGGATCGCGACCGCCACGACGACCCTGCTGGCGAATCCCGGAAAGCTGGTGCCCGTCGACGCCAAGGCCGTACCCCGACTGCTGGTCACCGGGACGGACCCGGCCTCCCCCAGCGCCGGCACCGGCCCGCCCACGGTCGTGCTGGCCCGGGAGCTGACCGCACTCGGGTGCCGGGCCACGGCGGTGGCGCCCGCGCGCGCGGTGGCCGCGGCGCCCGGGCACGCGGCGGTGCTGGTGTGCACGTACAACGTCCCGGAGGGGGACGGCCCGCAGCGCACGCTGGTGACGGAGCTGCTCGCCACCGGCGTCCCCGTGGTCCTGGTGGCGCTCCGCAACCCCTACGACCCGGCCCGGCTGCCGGCCTGCGCGGCGGAGCTGGCGACGTACTCCTGGGGGGACGCGGAGATGCGCGCGGCGGCGCGGGTCCTCACCGGGGCCGCCCGGCCCGCGGGCCGTCTGCCCGTCCCGGTGCCGGGCCGCTACCCGCTGGGCCACGGGCTCTCCCTCGACGCCTGA